The following are from one region of the Gambusia affinis linkage group LG02, SWU_Gaff_1.0, whole genome shotgun sequence genome:
- the LOC122824954 gene encoding cytochrome P450 1A1: protein MASMILPFIEALSVSEGLIALVTVCLVYLTLKQFRREIPKGLRQLPGPNAFPIIGNLLELGSKPYLSLTEMSKRFGDVFQIQIGMRPVVILSGYETVKQALTKQGDDFAGRPDLYSFRFINDGKSLAFSTDQAGIWRARRKLAYSALRSFSSLDGKLPEYSCVLEEHICKESEHLIKELQNVMRAEGKFDPFRYIVVSVANVICGMCFGRRYDHHDQELLSLVNLAEDFVQVAGSGNPADFIPAMQYLPNKSMKKFVNLNNRFNNFVQKIVTEHYTTFDKDNIRDITDSLIDHCEDRKLDENSNIQMSDEKIVGIVNDLFGAGFDTISTGLSWAVMYLVSYPEVEERLFQEIKEQIGLDRTPTLADRNNLPLLESFILELFRHSSYLPFTIPHCSTKDTSLNGYFIPKDTCVFINQWQINHDPGLWKDPSSFIPDRFLNDDGTEVNKLEGEKVLIFGLGRRRCIGEVIARNEVFLFLAIIIQKLHFYKLPGEPVDMTPEYGLTMKHKRCYLGVSMRAKDDQ from the exons ATGGCTTCAATGATACTGCCATTCATCGAAGCACTCTCAGTGTCTGAGGGTTTGATAGCCTTGGTGACAGTGTGTCTCGTATACCTGACCCTTAAGCAGTTCCGCAGAGAGATCCCAAAGGGGCTTCGTCAACTCCCCGGCCCAAACGCATTTCCTATCATAGGAAATTTGCTAGAGCTGGGCAGCAAGCCTTATCTAAGTCTTACTGAAATGAGCAAGCGCTTTGGAGATGTGTTCCAGATTCAAATCGGCATGCGTCCAGTTGTCATTCTGAGTGGTTATGAAACAGTTAAACAGGCTCTCACCAAACAGGGGGATGACTTTGCCGGCAGGCCAGACCTGTACAGCTTCCGCTTCATCAATGATGGAAAGAGTCTGGCCTTCAGCACAGACCAAGCTGGCATTTGGCGGGCTCGCAGAAAGCTGGCTTACAGTGCACTGCGTTCTTTTTCCTCCCTGGATGGAAAGCTCCCAGAATATTCCTGCGTGCTGGAGGAGCACATCTGCAAAGAGTCAGAACATCTGATCAAAGAACTCCAAAATGTCATGAGAGCTGAAGGCAAATTTGACCCTTTCCGCTACATAGTTGTTTCTGTTGCCAATGTCATCTGTGGCATGTGCTTTGGCCGTCGCTATGACCATCATGACCAGGAGCTGCTCAGCTTAGTAAACCTCGCTGAAGATTTTGTCCAGGTGGCAGGCAGTGGAAACCCTGCAGACTTCATCCCTGCTATGCAGTATCTTCCCAACAAATCAATGAAGAAGTTTGTCAACCTCAACAACCGCTTCAACAACTTTGTTCAAAAGATCGTCACTGAACACTACACCACCTTTGACAAG GACAATATACGGGACATCACAGACTCCTTAATAGATCACTGTGAGGACCGGAAGCTGGATGAGAACTCCAACATCCAGATGTCAGATGAGAAAATTGTTGGCATTGTCAATGATCTTTTTGGAGCTG GTTTTGACACCATCTCTACTGGTCTGTCGTGGGCAGTGATGTACCTTGTGTCATATCCAGAAGTTGAGGAGAGGCTTTTTCAGGAAATCA AGGAGCAGATTGGTCTGGATCGTACTCCTACTCTCGCTGATAGAAACAACTTGCCTTTACTGGAATCTTTCATCCTGGAGCTCTTCCGTCATTCCTCATACCTACCTTTCACAATCCCACACTG CTCTACAAAAGATACATCTCTGAATGGCTACTTCATTCCCAAAGACACTTGTGTCTTTATCAATCAGTGGCAGATAAACCATGACCC AGGGCTCTGGAAAGACCCCTCTTCATTCATCCCAGACCGCTTCCTCAATGATGATGGCACAGAGGTCAACAAGCTAGAGGGAGAGAAGGTGCTCATTTTTGGCTTGGGAAGGCGGCGGTGCATTGGCGAGGTTATCGCACGAAATGAAGTCTTCCTCTTCTTAGCAATTATCATCCAGAAGCTGCACTTTTACAAGTTACCTGGAGAGCCTGTGGACATGACCCCAGAATACGGCCTCACAATGAAACACAAACGCTGCTACCTGGGAGTTTCAATGAGAGCTAAGGATGACCAGTGA